In Bremerella alba, the genomic window TCCAACTCGAAAAATGGTCTCTCCAGACTACCGGTGCCCCCATCTATCCGGGTCAGCGTTTCTCGTTTGCCGTGGCACGTGCTTTTGTTACCAAGACCGACACGTCCCGCAGCGTGAGACTCGTCATCGAGTCACCGGCGGGACGTTTCCAAGATGATCGCGAAGCCGATACATTCGCTGGCGACAAAATCGGCATGCAGGCAGATCGCCGGTTCTGGCTGAATACCAAACCGCGTGATGCGTTTCTTGAAGCACCCTAGTTCTTCCGCCCTGCGAACAACGCCACCGAGCCAACCTGCTCGATTGCGACGTCCACCAAGCAGGTCTCAAGAACCACCTTCAACGATGCCTGCGTATCGTGCTCGTTGCCGAAAATTCCTTGGCGGTTGTAAGAGGCCATCACATGCCGTCCCAACCACGATCGCGGACTTGGCTTCCCTAATATTGTGGCACCAAAGAGCGTTCCATTTGCCACCAGCGCAGAACTTGCATGCTGCAGCACACGTTGCCGAAACGCCTGCTCTCCTGGTAGGCAGTGCAACACATACATGAGCGATACCGACGTAAAAGGCTCAGTTAGCGTCACAAGTGGATCGGCCAGATTGGCCTGAATCACTTCCGGTTGAAAACGCGCTAATCGCTTCTCTGCCGCAGTCAGGCAGTCGAGATTTGCATCGAACAGGCCGATACGAGCATCTGCTGAAAACACCGAGCAGCGATCGGGAAAGAATCCTGTCCCGACCCCAATATCGAGATGATTGTCGGTCGCGTGCTCATCGAACCATGCTTCCAGCAACTGCGTCGGACAGCCCCAAAACCAGCGATTCGATATCCCATGCACCAACAGGTCGTACCACCGCAGCAGCTTCGGCGTGTAGACCTGATGTCCAGAATGAACATCCAAGTTGTCGCTGTTTGCCGAACTCATGAGAAAACGACCCGATTTCCAAATTTGATGAGCAAATGAGGGGACAATCCGTTGATTCTTGTAACAAATTGGTGTCTGCTGATAAGATACCCCCGCTTTTGAGCTAATAGCAAGCGACGTAACCTTGTCGCTCATCCATCATGAAAGACGATACCACGAGGGGAGTCTGGTTCCCTTTGTATCAAGAATTCGTCGAGCGTTGGGCCGCGGATACCCCGCCGGACCTGGGGGATTTTATTTCCCGTGTCTCACCCGACGAGCGTTTCGATCTGTTTCGTCAGTTGGTCATGCTCGACCTATGCGAACGCCAGAAACGCGGGCTCGAAGCGAGCAAAGCCTATTACAGCAGCCACTTTCCCGAATTCCAACCCCTCATCGAAAACGTCTTCGAGCGCATCGCAGAAGAACTCGGAGAAACCCGCGGATCGGGTTCCTCCTCGCGCGATACGCACACGAACTTCTCGTTAGATCAAACGTCATCCCATGGCGCGCCTCACACTCAGCACTTGTGGGAAGCCCTGCAGGACTGCCAATCCCATCCCAACGAAGTGATCGGGCTCCAGGCAGGCGAGTACCAGTTTCTGGAACTCATCGCCCAAGGTGGCATGGGCACCGTCTATCGTGCCCGCCACCGCACGCTCGATCGATTGGCGGCGATTAAACTGATGCGTCCCGAAGCATCCACCGATCGCTTCATTCGCGAAGCCAAACTACTGGCCCGAATCCGCTCGCCACATGTCGTTTCAGTCTACGATTTCTCGGTCCTTCCCCAAGGCTCGCCCCTAATCGTCATGGAATGGATCGACGGCATCGATCTGAAACAAATCATCAAAGAGAGCCCCGAGCGACTCCCCGAAGAAAAGATCCTCCAGTGGATGCAGCAGGTCTGCGAAGGCATGAACGCCGCAGCCAAGCTGGGGGTGACCCATCGCGACGTGAAGCCCTCGAACATCTTGATCGACCGCGATGGCTATGCGTTGGTGGCCGACTTTGGATTGGCTCGAAGTGGCATCTCGTCGACCGACTTTTCCATCTCGGGAAACATGATGGGAACTCCCCTCTACATGGCTCCCGAGCAAGCGGAAGATCCCCGCAATGTTGACGTGCGAAGTGATATCTACGCATTCGGCGGAACGTTTTACCACGCAATCACCGGGCAGCCTCCGTTCGTCGGAGAGACGGCCTTCAGTATCTTATTCAAACACAAGATGGAACCGATCGTTCCCCCCAAGACCCACAACCCCAACATTTCCGATCGCGTGAACGATATCGTCGAGCGATGTCTCGCCAAAAATCCGCGTGACCGGTTCCAATCGTTCGACGAAATCCTTATGCAGCTGCGTGATCCGGCCGAGAGCGTTTCGCCGTGGCAGTTCAGCGAGAGTAAGATCCTCCAATCGTTTCGCGCGATGTTCGAGGATCAAAAAGAAGACTACATCCACAAGCCCGAAAAGTTCATCCGTCCCGATCCGTACTACCTACCCAATGGCCGCCGCCTAGAGATCGTGTGCGGTGATGTCACCAAACAACACGTCGACGCAATCGTCAGCTCGACCGATTGTCGGCTGTCGCTCGACATGGGTCTGGCCAAAGCGGTCAGCGAAGCAGGCGGGCCGCTGATCGAGTTCGACGTGCGCCGCTTAGGCATTCACCGCGTTCCGCCTGGGCGTGTCGTGGTCACGCCCGGTAGCGAACTACCAGCGTTATACGTGTTTCACTCGGTCACTCGTAGTGAAGTCACCGGCGTGACCCCTAGCCGCGACTTGATCTCAGAGATCGTCTCGAACTGTCTCTACAACGCCACAACGCTCGGCATCGAGTCGATCGCGTTCCCTCTGATCGGCACCGGCATCAGTCGTTTCGCGGCCGAAGTTTGCCTCGATACGCTCTTCCGCAACCTCGTCCGCCGCCTTCTGTATGAACCAACCAGCCTGAAAGTTGCCCGGATCGTGATCCGACCGACGCAGGACCAAGAGCAAATCGTCTAGCGTCCACCTCAAGTAGGTTTGGCGCGGTAGTTACGATTTTGCCGACGGCAGCCACAGCGGCTAAGCCCAGCATTTGTCCATTCTGGCTTGCTTCAACAACCGGCGTGCATCTTTTGCAACCTATGGTTGACCAATGGGTCTGTCTACTGCGAACCATTGGGTCCTCTGATACCGTGCAAGAATCGTCTCCCAATCTGAACGTCTCTGAGCCACGTCCTTGGTCGGCCTGGGCTATTGTTGCCGCCACCATGTTGGCCGCCGCGATTGCCGTGAGCCCCAATAGCGCCGATCCCGATTTGTGGGGTCACGTTCAATACGGACGCGATGCCCTCCGCGAAGGCTTGGCCCGCACAACCACCTACAGCTATACCGCCAACGGATACCGCTGGATCAATCACGAGAATCTGAGCGAACTGGCCCTGGCAATCGGCGTCGACACAATCGGCCCGGCCGGTCTTCTGGTCCTCAAAACACTGCTTGGCCTGGCGATTTGCCTGGTTCCCTTTTGGAAGACCAAGGACTTCGCCAAAAATCCACTGCCGGTCGTGGTGGTCGCTCTACTGATCGCCGTGAACTTAACCAACCACTGGAACGTCCGCCCGCAGTTGTTTAGCTTCGGGTTCTTCGCCCTGCTGTTGCTGCTGATCGAATTTGCGTTTACCGGATGGCAGGGGCACTGGAATTTGCCTTGGCTGACGACCCTTCGCCGAGGTGAATCCGCCGAGGCTTTCAGCTGGAATCACCGCTGGGTGAAGCTGATGTGGCTGGCCGTCCCGCTGTGCTTCCTGTGGACCAACACGCACGGCGGCTTTATGGCTGGCGTGGGCGTGCTTTGCGTCTACCTGGTGTGCCGCATGATCGAAGCGGCCACGATGCGCAAGTGGCAAGCCTCTGGCATGCTCCGCCGGTTGATGCTCATGATTGTCGTCACGCTGCTGGCCACGCTAATTAATCCCTATAGCTTCGGCCTTCATCAATGGATGCTGGAAGCGCTGCGCGAGCCACGCCCCGAAATCACCGAATGGCATCCGCTTTATTCGCTCGACATGTTCAGCATTGCGTTCATTGCCATGGTAAGCGTCATGGTATTGTCGCTCACCTTTTCCCGCAAACCGCTCGACTTCACTCAGTTGGTGGTCCTAACCCTGGTCGCCACTCAGGCAGTCATGCACCAACGTCACGCACCGTTTCTGGCGATGCTGTGCGGGTTCTGGGTGACACCACATGTGGTGAGTGCCTGGAACCGCGTCACCCAGCGAAATGGCGATGCCGAGCGAAGCCCTCACCCGGCGGTCGCCTGGGGTGTCGTCGTGCTTGTTGGAATCTTGTTTGCCATTCCACTGTTTCATCGCCTGAGTGTGATGCCGGTGTACCGCAATACTTATCCCGTGTCGGCGCTCGAGTTCCTCGACAAGCATAACGTGCACGGAAAAACGATCGTCTCCTATAACTGGGCGCAGTATTTCATTGCCGCTCGTTGTGGTGAAGGCGACTCAACGGTTCAGTTCGACGGGCGATTTCGCACCTGCTATCCGCAATCGGTCGTCGATCGTCATTTCGATTTCATCTTAGGTGATGCCCCCGGGATGCGCCATCGCAAAATCGCAGGCCCGGTCGATCCCACAGCCGCACTGCTCGAAGGAGACCCCAAGTTAGTGCTCCTGGATCGCGGCCAACCTCACTCCGAACACGTGATGGAAGACGTCGCTGGATGGACGCTTCTGTACCAAGATTCTTTGGCACAAATCTGGGGACGCAGCGACTTGTTCAACGAGCCGAAGTCTCCCGAATACCTTGCCCCACAACAGCGCAGTATTTCTGACGCTGAACAAATTGGCTACGTTGCCTGGCCTGCGATACCTCCGCATGACGGCGACAACCACCCATCATCGCAACTGGCCCGTGCCAACGGCACGCCAACCTCACGAGGGCAACCATGAGTACCACTTTACTAACGCCAAATTGCGGAGCATCGACCTGGGAACCAATCGACGATCACCCGCTCGACTTGGCACCCTACGAATTTCGGCTCGCCGATGCAGAACAACTTTCCGAAGACGTTCTATCAGCATTGGACGCGACGACCGACGTCGACTATCCCCTTCCCCACGACTTCCGACTTTCGGTGATTGTGCCGGTTTACAACGAAGAAGGGACGATCGCGACCGTAATCCAGCGACTCATGCAGTTGCCCTTTCGTACCGAGATTGCCATCGTCGACGACGGCAGCACCGATGGTACCCGCGACGTGCTGGCCCGACTGGCCCACTTCTGCGATTTGAAGATCTTCTATCACCCCCAAAACCAGGGCAAAGGCGCAGCGATTCGCACGGCAATACCGGAAGTGACCGGTGACGTGGTCGTCATTCAAGATGCCGACCTGGAATACGACCCGCAAGATCTTGTCCAGGTCATTCGCCCCATCGTGACCGGCGAAGCGGATGTCGCGTACGGGTCTCGATTCATGAACCAAGACACCGCCGCCAAGCAGACGTCTTGGGTTCGGCAGTTGGGCAATCAAACGCTGACGTGCATTTCCAACTGCTTGACCGGGCTGCACCTGACCGACATGCAGACCGCCTTGAAAGCGTTCCCCCGCAATGTCATTCAACAGGTCGAACTGCAAGAGAACCGCTTCGGCATCGAGCCTGAAATTACCGCCAAACTCGCCAAGCGAAACTATCGCTTCGTCGAACGTCCGGTGACCTACAACGCCCAAGATTGGTCGGCAAGCAACAAAATTGGCTGGAAAGACGGTTCGTCCGCCTTGTGGTGCATTCTAAGATATCGCCTGGCAGACTAACCGGCGATCTCAACATCCAAGCAAGTCTCGATCCGTAAGGCCCCACGCGGGCGCGGGTCGGCCGCCTGAAATCTGCTTAATAACCCACGCCCGCGCGAATCTTAAAAAATTTTCATTTGAGCACTATACATATGCTACACCAGGCTGATATATCTAAAGCATGCCCAGGGGACGCTTCCCCGGCACCGTGCCTATTTTCTTTGTAGGCATACGAAAACAGTACCCCAGTTCGCTGCTAAACAAGCAGCAAACCGTAGGGCCCGCGTGTCGCGGGTCGGACGCCTGGTACCCGCTTCGCGACCCGCGTTCGCGCGGGGCCCTACAAAACCCAACACCACACAAGAGCACCGTTATGTCCCATCACCACGAAAAACCTGAAAAACACGAACCGAGCGCCTCCGCGCACGGTTCGCAGGTTGCCGTGATCGATGGCAACCGACTGCTGTGCCCCTGCTGCGGAGAAGTCCTGGCCATCCTGGCCGATGAGCCTCCTGAGGAGCCAGTCGATAACGAATCAGTCAATAACAATCCGGCCCAAGAAGAGCCAGCCGACGAGCCCCCTTGGCAACCGACCGAGTCGAAACACTTCGTCCTACCGCAACCGGACCTTTCATCCCCCTGGGATGAAATCGCTCGTCGGCAAGACGCCCTTAAAGAAGCCGCCTGGGAGGCCTACAACCAGTCCGAAAAGGCCAAGCAGGAAGCACTTTACGCCCAATATCTAGAGTCCGATGACCCCGGCTTCCTAGCCGATTATCTGACCGTGCCGATCGATCCTGAGATCGACGCCTACGAGATCCCGGCCGAAGATCCGCCCCCGCTGCCGAGTCGAAAAAAGACGAAGCCAGCGCGGACGGTTACCCGACCACCACGCGAGCAAAACACAGAGACCTGGCGCCAGCGGAAACTCCGTTGGCGAACGCATCTGTTCGAAGAACCGCGCACGCGCGATCGAGATCGCTTCTTAGCGTGGACCTTTTACCACACGAAGATGTTCAATCTGCAACTGCAGGAAGAGATCCGTTTAAAGCAGGCGAAGATCGAAGGCCTGCGATTCGAGCATGGCGCCGCGGAAGTGCCCCCTTCGTACGAAGAACACTTGCCCGGCGAGAATCTGCCAAAGGCAAGACCTCATGTCGCAGTCCAGGAGTTCGATCTTCTGTACTGGATCGAACAGGTAAGTCGTTCAGAAGAAAAACACGCCCACAAAGACGTGAGCATGGCCCCCGCCGATGTTAAACCGAACCAGTATCTAGCCAAAGAACGCGGCCCACCCTGACAACCCGCCCCTCAATCTTGGGTAGGGTGCGAGCAGAGACGCGAAGCGGAACGTATCGCACCAAATGCGGTCTCCATCAAATGGCAACGCGACAACGTTGTGCAAGGTGCGATTCGCTGCGCTGCTCAGCACCCTACGGCAGAACAGGGTTCTCATCTCTTGCCCCCCTCTCCCTCGAAGGGAGAGGGCTAGGGCGAGGGAATTCTGAACAACATTTAACAAAGACCACAAGAACACGTTCCGAATCGTTCGGGAACGTCATTCGCGCATGCGCTACCAACAAGCCGGATGCCCCCTCACCCTAACCCTCTCTGTGCGGGTAAGGGGGCGAGGGGAACAGCCATGTTACGCTGCCCTATTCCAGGCCATTCGACCACCTTGGTGGGGATACCTCACAGGTCCTTTATTTCTGCTAATCGTAAAGATCCGCGCAATCGATCATTAATCTTCCCACCCAAGACCCCCTAAACACCCTGTTTTGGTGGTTTTCCGTAGGCGAAAACTTTCTGATTCGGTTGAACCTTGAGCCGTTAATGCCTATCCTTATAGCTTGGACTAATGTCCCCTGACTCCGTCTATGGGCATAGGGCCTCTGATAAAAGGGATTCAGGCAATCCATAGCGCGTGCAGCGGTTTGCACCTGGATTGGGTTCAAAAGGATTCTGTTTTCAATCACCGGAGAAAATCTGTGAGTACTTCGACTGAAAAATCTACGCAAAACCAAGTCATGCTAGGCGCCGACATTATGATCGAATCGCTGGTACGACATGGCGTAGAAGTACTCTTCGCTTATCCCGGCGGTTGCAGCATGCCGTTGCATCAGGCCCTGACGCGTTACAAAGACAAGATCCGCACGATCCTTCCTCGTCACGAACAAGGGGGCGCTTTCGCTGCCCAGGGCGTGGCTCGTTCGACCGGTAAGGTCGGTGCCGCCATGGCCACGAGTGGTCCTGGTGCGACGAATCTCGTGACGGCCATCGCCGATGCCAAGCTCGACAGCATCCCGCTGATCGCCATCAGTGCCCAGGTTCCGCGTGCCGTCATCGGTAGCGACGCGTTCCAGGAAACGCCGATCGTCGAAGTTTGTCGTGGCATTACCAAGCACCATTACCTGGTGACCGACATCAAAGACCTGTGTCGGATCATGAAGGAAGCCTTTCACATCGCCACGACCGGTCGGCCTGGCCCTGTGCTGATCGACATCCCGAAAGACGTCCAGCTCGAACAAACGGTGCCCGATTGGGACTGCGAAATGGACCTGCCTGGCTACAACATCTCTTCGCGGATTGCCAAGCCGGAACAAATCCGTCAGGTTGCCGCCGCGATCAAGCGTGCCAAGCGTCCGATCATCTACGCCGGTGGTGGTATCATCACTTCGGAAGCTTCCCAGGAACTGCGAGAACTGGTTAAGAAGACCGGCATTCCGACCACGATGACCGTGATGGGATTAGGCGTGCTGCCGAATTCCGATCCACTGTCGCTCGACATGCTCGGCATGCACGGCACCGTTTACGCCAACCTGGCCGTGAGCGAGTGCGATCTTTTGATCGGTCTGGGCGTTCGCTTCGACGACCGCGTGACCGGCAAGCTCACCGAGTTTGCCAAGGACGCCAAGATCGTCCATATCGATATCGACCCAGGCGAGCTCAACAAGAACAAGATCGCCCACATCCCGGTCGTTAGCGATTTGAAGCCAGCCCTGAAAATGCTGAACGAAGTGGTCGAAGCCCCGGAAGATATTTCCGATTGGGTCGCCCACTGTCAAGACATGAAAAAGACCGATCCGCTGACCTACAACAAGGACTTCGACGGCATCTTGCAGCAGCACGCCATCGCTGAACTTTCGCGGATCACCCAAGAACGCGAAACGATCATCTCGGTAGGCGTCGGCCAGCACCAGATGTGGGCGGCTCAGTTCTACCAGTTCAAAAAGCCACGCACGTGGATGTCGAGCAGCGGATTGGGCACGATGGGCTTCGGTCTTCCAGCGGCCATGGGCGCCCAGGCAGCGAACCCCGATGCGTTGTGTATCGACATCGAAGGGGACGGCAGTTTCCAGATGAATATCCAGGAACTGGCAA contains:
- a CDS encoding glycosyltransferase family 2 protein, whose amino-acid sequence is MSTTLLTPNCGASTWEPIDDHPLDLAPYEFRLADAEQLSEDVLSALDATTDVDYPLPHDFRLSVIVPVYNEEGTIATVIQRLMQLPFRTEIAIVDDGSTDGTRDVLARLAHFCDLKIFYHPQNQGKGAAIRTAIPEVTGDVVVIQDADLEYDPQDLVQVIRPIVTGEADVAYGSRFMNQDTAAKQTSWVRQLGNQTLTCISNCLTGLHLTDMQTALKAFPRNVIQQVELQENRFGIEPEITAKLAKRNYRFVERPVTYNAQDWSASNKIGWKDGSSALWCILRYRLAD
- a CDS encoding class I SAM-dependent methyltransferase yields the protein MSSANSDNLDVHSGHQVYTPKLLRWYDLLVHGISNRWFWGCPTQLLEAWFDEHATDNHLDIGVGTGFFPDRCSVFSADARIGLFDANLDCLTAAEKRLARFQPEVIQANLADPLVTLTEPFTSVSLMYVLHCLPGEQAFRQRVLQHASSALVANGTLFGATILGKPSPRSWLGRHVMASYNRQGIFGNEHDTQASLKVVLETCLVDVAIEQVGSVALFAGRKN
- the ilvB gene encoding biosynthetic-type acetolactate synthase large subunit, whose product is MLGADIMIESLVRHGVEVLFAYPGGCSMPLHQALTRYKDKIRTILPRHEQGGAFAAQGVARSTGKVGAAMATSGPGATNLVTAIADAKLDSIPLIAISAQVPRAVIGSDAFQETPIVEVCRGITKHHYLVTDIKDLCRIMKEAFHIATTGRPGPVLIDIPKDVQLEQTVPDWDCEMDLPGYNISSRIAKPEQIRQVAAAIKRAKRPIIYAGGGIITSEASQELRELVKKTGIPTTMTVMGLGVLPNSDPLSLDMLGMHGTVYANLAVSECDLLIGLGVRFDDRVTGKLTEFAKDAKIVHIDIDPGELNKNKIAHIPVVSDLKPALKMLNEVVEAPEDISDWVAHCQDMKKTDPLTYNKDFDGILQQHAIAELSRITQERETIISVGVGQHQMWAAQFYQFKKPRTWMSSSGLGTMGFGLPAAMGAQAANPDALCIDIEGDGSFQMNIQELATCYCENLPVKVLLLNNQHLGMVVQWEDRFMSGNRAHTYLGPIHHEEWYGKGEDIYPKETYPNFVQIAKGYGCGGATIRAKKDLLPALEEMIAYDGPYVLDVQVPYQEQVLPMIPSGMTVKEMIRS
- a CDS encoding serine/threonine-protein kinase, whose translation is MYQEFVERWAADTPPDLGDFISRVSPDERFDLFRQLVMLDLCERQKRGLEASKAYYSSHFPEFQPLIENVFERIAEELGETRGSGSSSRDTHTNFSLDQTSSHGAPHTQHLWEALQDCQSHPNEVIGLQAGEYQFLELIAQGGMGTVYRARHRTLDRLAAIKLMRPEASTDRFIREAKLLARIRSPHVVSVYDFSVLPQGSPLIVMEWIDGIDLKQIIKESPERLPEEKILQWMQQVCEGMNAAAKLGVTHRDVKPSNILIDRDGYALVADFGLARSGISSTDFSISGNMMGTPLYMAPEQAEDPRNVDVRSDIYAFGGTFYHAITGQPPFVGETAFSILFKHKMEPIVPPKTHNPNISDRVNDIVERCLAKNPRDRFQSFDEILMQLRDPAESVSPWQFSESKILQSFRAMFEDQKEDYIHKPEKFIRPDPYYLPNGRRLEIVCGDVTKQHVDAIVSSTDCRLSLDMGLAKAVSEAGGPLIEFDVRRLGIHRVPPGRVVVTPGSELPALYVFHSVTRSEVTGVTPSRDLISEIVSNCLYNATTLGIESIAFPLIGTGISRFAAEVCLDTLFRNLVRRLLYEPTSLKVARIVIRPTQDQEQIV